In Anabaena sphaerica FACHB-251, the following proteins share a genomic window:
- the psbC gene encoding photosystem II reaction center protein CP43, giving the protein MVTLSNRSVIGGGRDQESSGFAWWSGNARLINLSGKLLGAHVAHAGLIVFWAGAMTLFEVAHFIPEKPMYEQGLILLPHIATLGWGVGAGGEVIDTFPYFVAGVLHLISSAVLGFGGIYHAVRGPETLEEYSSFFGYDWKDKNKMTNIIGFHLIILGCGALLLVLKAMFFGGVYDTWAPGGGDVRVITNPTLNPAIIFGYLIKAPFGGEGWIVSVDNMEDVIGGHIWIALICISGGIWHIFTKPFAWARRAFIWSGEAYLSYSLGALSLMGFIASIMVWYNNTVYPSEFFGPTGPEASQAQALTFLIRDQRLGANVGSAQGPTGLGKYLMRSPTGEIIFGGETMRFWDFRGPWLEPLRGPNGLDLEKIKNDIQPWQARRAAEYMTHAPLGSLNSVGGVATEINSFNYVSPRAWLSTSHFVLGFFFLIGHLWHAGRARAAAGGFERGIDRENEPAYYMKDLD; this is encoded by the coding sequence GTGGTAACGCTCTCTAATAGATCAGTTATAGGCGGCGGACGCGACCAAGAATCAAGCGGTTTTGCTTGGTGGTCTGGAAACGCTCGTTTAATCAACCTCTCTGGTAAACTGCTTGGCGCTCACGTTGCCCATGCTGGTTTAATCGTCTTCTGGGCTGGAGCAATGACTTTATTTGAAGTTGCTCACTTTATCCCAGAAAAGCCCATGTACGAACAGGGCTTGATTCTTCTCCCTCACATCGCCACATTAGGTTGGGGCGTTGGTGCTGGTGGTGAAGTTATTGACACCTTCCCCTACTTTGTAGCTGGTGTACTACACCTCATTTCCTCTGCGGTTCTAGGTTTTGGCGGTATCTATCATGCCGTTCGTGGTCCAGAAACCTTAGAAGAGTATTCCTCTTTCTTTGGTTACGACTGGAAAGACAAGAACAAAATGACCAACATCATCGGCTTCCACCTGATCATCCTGGGATGCGGTGCGTTGCTGTTGGTTTTGAAAGCTATGTTCTTCGGTGGTGTATATGACACCTGGGCTCCCGGTGGTGGTGATGTGCGTGTGATTACTAATCCAACACTCAACCCAGCTATCATCTTCGGTTATCTAATTAAAGCTCCCTTCGGTGGCGAAGGCTGGATTGTTAGCGTTGATAACATGGAAGATGTTATCGGCGGTCACATCTGGATTGCTTTAATTTGTATCTCTGGTGGTATCTGGCACATCTTTACCAAACCTTTTGCTTGGGCGCGTCGCGCTTTCATCTGGTCTGGTGAAGCTTACCTATCCTATAGCTTGGGCGCTCTTTCCTTGATGGGCTTCATTGCTTCCATCATGGTTTGGTACAACAACACTGTTTACCCCAGCGAATTCTTCGGTCCTACTGGTCCTGAAGCTTCTCAAGCACAAGCTTTAACCTTCTTGATTCGTGACCAACGCTTAGGTGCTAACGTCGGTTCTGCTCAAGGTCCTACCGGTCTAGGTAAATACTTGATGCGCTCTCCTACCGGTGAAATTATCTTCGGTGGTGAAACCATGCGCTTCTGGGATTTCCGTGGTCCTTGGTTAGAGCCTCTGCGTGGTCCTAACGGTCTTGATTTGGAAAAAATCAAGAATGATATTCAGCCTTGGCAAGCTCGTCGCGCTGCTGAATACATGACTCACGCTCCTCTGGGTTCTTTGAACTCTGTAGGTGGTGTGGCTACTGAAATCAACTCTTTCAACTATGTATCTCCTCGTGCGTGGTTGTCTACCTCTCACTTCGTGTTAGGTTTCTTCTTCCTCATCGGTCACTTGTGGCACGCAGGACGCGCTCGTGCTGCTGCTGGTGGTTTTGAGAGAGGTATTGACCGTGAGAACGAACCAGCATACTACATGAAGGATCTTGACTAG